A genomic window from Osmerus eperlanus chromosome 5, fOsmEpe2.1, whole genome shotgun sequence includes:
- the LOC134021389 gene encoding cytosolic carboxypeptidase 2-like isoform X5, with the protein MKVQVGGLLPCSPNYSSFDEDEGEEKVVKEFDVEDHSHRNNDVAAMLPLPRTNQVVFEYLSGRAVPRLKEPHHLYGLSGNVSQTLPRWPLECEVILGEVFHVEWAPPFPERLCAKVNTSYLLRSSGEKEGTVVYNTQGDKENYFSGSRVGRGCLSSLSPAAVSLNGPDDTTLLFEGRFESGNLLKAMKVGEFDYELSLRTDLYTEKHTQWFYFRVQNTRVRVQYRFTITNLLKVTSLYEEGQLPLLYSVEKARLQGVGWHRVGQEVSYYRNGRQHSGQPCYSLAWTFFFPYDQDTCYFAHCYPYTYSNLWTYLSEIERDPRRSSFCKVRTLCRSLAGNLVPVLTVTNPSKKVEKDGTNKPAVVLTARIHPGETNSSWVMKGILNFLLGDSPDATVLRNAFVFKLVPMLNPDGVIVGNYRCSLTGRDLNRNYKSILRDSFPTVCATRTMIQRLSEERKVLLYCDLHGHSRKQNVFIYGCEDPRLTDRHPHERVFPLMLSKNCPDMFTFQSCKFKVQRSKEGTGRVAFWRLGVLNSFTLETSFCGSSIGKKKGTHFSTKDLQMLGAHFCDTILDYCDPNRTKYSVCVRELQEMVRQQAGLSVDTEPTDSSLCDVSTSGSNSSDSDGPPVHRQTFSKLSTLKKLKSKKERNMSNLLQGREIQEKRENDVKDTLEKGNGLKPLKASTVRLSKWKDRQLPVLESSHPDKKVSVLYLVFNTDRSAMTSKSEYLQHIMEDYVRSRMQLTSGQTFNGKAMTVGL; encoded by the exons ATGAAAGTCCAAGTCGGTGGGCTTTTGCCCTGCTCGCCCAACTATTCATCTTTTGATGAagacgagggggaggagaaagtaGTGAAGGAGTTTGACGTGGAGGACCATTCTCACAGGAATAATG ATGTGGCTGCTATGCTTCCATTACCCAGAACCAACCAGGTGGTTTTTGAGTACTTGTCAGGAAGAGCTGTGCCTCGTCTCAAAGAGCCTCACCATCTGTATGGTTTGTCTGGCAATGTGTCCCAGACACTGCCACGATGGCCTCTTGAGTGTGAGGTAATCTTAGGAGAAGTCTTTCATGTTG AGTGGGCTCCTCCCTTCCCAGAGCGTCTGTGTGCCAAGGTCAACACAAGTTATTTGCTGAGATCttcaggagagaaggaaggcacCGTTGTATACAACACACAAGGAG acaAGGAGAACTACTTTTCTGGCTCTCGTGTGGGTAGGGgctgcctgtcctctctctcccctgcagcaGTGTCCCTCAATGGGCCTGATGACACCACTTTGCTGTTTGAAGGCCGGTTTGAGAGTGGCAATCTGCTGAAAGCTATGAAAGT TGGTGAATTTGATTATGAGCTTTCTCTGAGGACCGACCTTTACACAGAGAAGCACACCCAGTGGTTTTACTTCCGGGTGCAAAACACCAGAGTAAGGGTGCAATACCGCTTTACCATTACCAACCTGCTGAAGGTGACAAGCCTCTATGAAGAGGGCCAGCTTCCCCTGCTGTACTCAGTGGAGAAAGCCAGGCTCCAGGGAGTGGGCTGGCACAGAGTGGGTCAAGAAGTATCCTACTACCGCAATGGCCGCCAGCATTCAGGTCAGCCCTGCTACTCCCTAGCCTGGACTTTCTTCTTCCCCTATGACCAGGACACCTGCTACTTTGCCCACTGCTACCCCTACACCTATTCCAATCTGTGGACCTACTTATCAGAGATCGAGCGCGACCCCCGACGCTCAAGCTTCTGTAAGGTTCGGACCCTGTGTCGCTCCCTCGCAGGGAACCTAGTTCCTGTGCTGACAGTGACCAATCCGTCCAAGAAAGTGGAAAAGGATGGCACAAATAAGCCCGCTGTAGTTCTAACGGCACGCATCCACCCTGGAGAGACGAACAGCTCGTGGGTGATGAAGGGAATCCTCAACTTTTTACTGGGGGACTCGCCGGATGCCACTGTGCTCAGAAACGCCTTTGTATTCAAGCTGGTACCCATGCTGAATCCAGACGGTGTCATAGTGGGGAACTACCGCTGTTCCCTGACAGGCAGGGACCTGAACCGCAACTACAAATCCATCCTGAGGGACTCCTTTCCCACCGTATGTGCTACACGCACCATGATCCAGAG ATTGTCTGAGGAACGTAAAGTGCTGTTATACTGTGACCTCCACGGACACAGTCGTAAACAGAACGTCTTCATCTACGGCTGTGAGGACCCCCGTCTGACTGACAGGCATCCACATGAACGTGTTTTCCCACTGATGCTAAGCAAAAACTGCCCAGACATG TTCACTTTCCAGAGCTGTAAGTTCAAGGTGCAGCGCAGTAAGGAGGGGACAGGCAGGGTGGCTTTCTGGAGGCTGGGTGTCCTCAATAGCTTCACCCTAGAAACTTCCTTCTGTGGCTCCAGCATTG GGAAGAAAAAGGGAACCCATTTCAGCACTAAGGACCTACAGATGTTGGGGGCTCACTTCTGTGACACAATACTGGACTATTGTGACCCCAACAGGACCAAG tacagtgtgtgtgtgagagagctgcaGGAGATGGTGAGACAACAAGCTGGCTTGTCTGTGGACACTGAGCCTACAGATTCTTCACTATGTGATGTCAG CACCAGTGGCTCCAACAGCTCAGATTCTGATGGGCCTCCAGTACATCGTCAAACTTTCAGTAAG CTATCGACTCTTAAGAAGCTGAAGTCCAAAAAGGAGAGGAACATGTCAAATCTTTTGCAAGGTCGAGagatacaagagaaaagg GAGAATGATGTCAAAGATACCCTGGAGAAAGGCAATGGATTAAAGCCT CTCAAGGCTTCTACTGTGAGACTATCAAAATGGAAGGACAGACAACTGCCCGTTCTGGAGTCTAGCCACCCAGACAAGAAG